From the Anaerolineales bacterium genome, the window GCTCGGACTCACCTTGTTGACCTTTGGGCTGGCCTTCGTCCTGCCCCGGGCAGTTGTGCTTCAGCGGTATGCTGGACGGATCCACACGCCGGCAACGGCCCCGGCCAGACCGGTGGCGATCGTGTTCGGCGCCGGCTTGCGGCGCGACGGCACCCCGTCCCTTGTCCTGGCGGACCGAGTGGCGGCGGCGGCAGCGCTATACCTGCAGGGCCGGGTCGAGGGACTGCTGCTCAGCGGGTCCGCCTCGGCGGCCTCCCGGGACGAACCGGCTGCCATGCGGGATCTGGCTCTGGCGCTGGGGGTTCCAGAGACAGCCATCACCCTCGACCGCCTGGGCGACCGCACCTTCACCTCCTGTAAGCGCGCCCGCGCCGTGTTCG encodes:
- a CDS encoding YdcF family protein — its product is MRVWLGLTLLTFGLAFVLPRAVVLQRYAGRIHTPATAPARPVAIVFGAGLRRDGTPSLVLADRVAAAAALYLQGRVEGLLLSGSASAASRDEPAAMRDLALALGVPETAITLDRLGDRTFTSCKRARAVFGIEQALLVTQRFHLPRALAICRGLGMEADGVAADLHPYSRRAQGYWSLREVPATLVAVLETYFAPSAPLPPKSAG